In Candidatus Cohnella colombiensis, one DNA window encodes the following:
- a CDS encoding molecular chaperone HscC — MTIIGIDLGTTNSLVSYWSENGSQLIPNALGKLLTPSVVSLDEDGKVLVGEIAKERMITHPEFSTSVFKRYMGTKKKIQLGATTYLPEELSALVIRSLKEDAEHYLGQSLHEAVISVPAYFSDAQKKATKRAGELAGLKIERLISEPTAAAISYGLHLNEAECKFLVFDLGGGTFDVSILELFDNVMEVRAVAGDNYLGGEDFTETLISMFLKHHSLIAADLDRKTQALIRKQAEQAKQAFCESKKVTMSVSKDDASLTFDISLDEYETATKPIFQKLKVPIERALHDAKLKIKDLDAILLVGGATKLPLIRSFVSRLFGQLAYAHVSPDEAVAIGAGVQAALKGKHAMLKEVFLTDVCPYTLGTSISIRKAQGFHESGHFLPIIERNTTIPVSKVDRLYTIYDNQKVINVDILQGEARLAKDNIFLGELNISVPPKPAGTEAIDIRFTYDINGLLEAEVIVISTGLKKTLVIEKDPGAMTPEEIAQSIAHLAQLKIHPRDQQENRLLIARGERLFEENIGSLRHEIGQLLRSFEDLLDQQHAEQITAERDRIKAIFNSIDAQGGL; from the coding sequence ATGACGATAATTGGTATTGATTTGGGAACGACGAATAGCTTGGTATCATACTGGTCAGAAAATGGTTCACAATTAATTCCGAATGCACTTGGAAAGCTATTGACACCTTCAGTTGTAAGCTTAGACGAGGATGGCAAGGTGCTAGTTGGAGAAATTGCGAAGGAAAGAATGATTACGCATCCTGAATTTAGTACATCTGTATTCAAACGATATATGGGAACGAAGAAGAAAATACAGCTCGGTGCAACAACGTATTTACCTGAAGAGTTATCGGCATTAGTCATACGGAGCTTAAAGGAAGATGCTGAGCATTACTTGGGGCAGAGTCTGCATGAAGCGGTCATTAGTGTTCCAGCCTATTTCAGCGATGCGCAAAAAAAAGCAACGAAGCGAGCCGGTGAGCTAGCTGGATTGAAGATTGAACGATTAATTAGCGAACCAACCGCAGCGGCAATTTCGTATGGACTTCATCTGAACGAAGCAGAATGCAAGTTTCTAGTTTTTGACTTAGGTGGAGGCACGTTTGACGTCTCCATCTTAGAGCTGTTCGACAATGTGATGGAGGTTCGAGCCGTAGCGGGAGACAATTACTTAGGAGGAGAGGACTTCACAGAGACGCTGATCTCGATGTTCTTAAAGCACCACTCCTTAATTGCTGCGGATCTCGACAGAAAGACGCAAGCACTGATTAGAAAGCAAGCGGAGCAGGCAAAGCAAGCGTTCTGCGAATCGAAAAAAGTGACAATGTCGGTCTCTAAGGATGATGCATCACTTACATTCGACATCAGTCTGGATGAATATGAAACAGCTACTAAGCCGATCTTCCAGAAGCTGAAGGTGCCTATCGAACGAGCACTGCATGACGCCAAGCTGAAAATTAAAGATTTAGATGCCATCCTGCTAGTTGGGGGAGCTACAAAGCTGCCTCTCATTCGTTCCTTCGTCAGCAGGTTATTTGGACAGCTTGCTTATGCACATGTGAGTCCCGATGAAGCTGTGGCGATAGGAGCAGGTGTACAAGCTGCGCTCAAAGGCAAACATGCGATGCTTAAAGAAGTTTTTCTAACTGATGTGTGTCCTTATACTCTAGGGACTTCGATTTCCATTCGAAAGGCGCAGGGATTCCATGAATCAGGACATTTCCTCCCGATTATTGAACGAAACACGACAATACCTGTAAGTAAAGTTGATCGACTATATACGATCTACGATAACCAGAAAGTGATTAACGTTGATATTCTGCAAGGTGAAGCTCGACTCGCAAAAGATAACATTTTCCTAGGAGAATTAAACATATCTGTTCCACCAAAGCCAGCTGGGACAGAGGCGATTGATATTCGGTTCACATATGATATTAATGGTTTGTTAGAAGCGGAGGTTATTGTGATTTCAACAGGGCTGAAGAAAACGCTCGTCATTGAAAAGGACCCTGGGGCGATGACTCCTGAAGAGATCGCACAAAGTATTGCCCACTTAGCCCAGTTGAAAATTCATCCGCGAGATCAACAGGAAAATCGACTTCTTATCGCTCGTGGTGAACGATTGTTTGAGGAAAACATCGGTAGCCTAAGACATGAAATAGGTCAATTGTTAAGAAGCTTTGAGGATTTACTGGATCAGCAGCATGCGGAACAAATTACGGCTGAACGGGATAGGATTAAAGCTATCTTTAATTCAATAGATGCTCAAGGGGGTCTCTAG
- the map gene encoding type I methionyl aminopeptidase — translation MIVIKTREQIELMKQAGDVLAACHREIAGMIRPGVTPKQIDQFVEKFLAAHGATPEQKGYHGFPFATCASVNDVICHGFPNERPLANGDIVTIDMVVNLKGWLADSAWSYAVGEVSPEAQKLLKVTEESLYLGIEQAVVGNRIGDISHAIQTYAESEGFSVVREFVGHAIGQSMHEEPQVPHYGPPGKGPRLKEGMVITIEPMLNIGTWQSKRDDDGWTARTKDGSLSAQYEHTIAILPEGPLILTKQ, via the coding sequence ATGATCGTCATTAAGACGCGAGAACAAATTGAACTTATGAAGCAGGCTGGAGATGTGCTTGCGGCGTGTCATCGGGAAATTGCTGGGATGATTCGACCGGGTGTTACACCTAAGCAAATCGACCAGTTCGTTGAAAAATTTTTAGCAGCCCATGGTGCTACACCGGAGCAGAAAGGTTATCACGGGTTCCCCTTTGCAACCTGTGCATCTGTTAACGATGTCATCTGTCACGGCTTTCCGAATGAAAGACCTTTGGCGAATGGAGATATTGTAACGATTGATATGGTCGTTAATCTGAAAGGGTGGCTTGCGGACTCCGCTTGGTCCTATGCCGTTGGAGAAGTGTCACCTGAAGCGCAAAAGTTGCTTAAGGTAACGGAGGAATCACTTTACCTTGGAATTGAGCAAGCGGTTGTTGGCAATCGGATCGGGGACATCTCGCATGCGATCCAAACTTATGCAGAGAGCGAGGGCTTCTCAGTTGTAAGAGAATTTGTCGGTCATGCGATCGGCCAATCGATGCATGAGGAACCGCAGGTGCCACATTACGGCCCTCCTGGCAAAGGTCCAAGATTGAAGGAAGGTATGGTCATTACGATCGAGCCGATGCTTAATATTGGGACGTGGCAAAGTAAGCGGGATGATGATGGCTGGACTGCAAGAACGAAGGATGGCAGCTTATCTGCGCAGTATGAGCACACGATCGCAATATTACCAGAAGGACCACTTATTTTAACAAAGCAATAA
- a CDS encoding Gfo/Idh/MocA family oxidoreductase, with translation MNSKQFRIGVIGTGSISDAHLKAYSNNNDAILVATCDLNEERASNAAQKYNASLVYTDYHELLANPDIDAVSICTWNNSHARIAIDALHAGKHVLVEKPLCRTVEEALEVQAAVQATGKLLQVGFVRRYDPNAQLLREFIDNGEFGELYYGKASYIRRLGNPGGWFSDITRSGGGPLIDLGVHVIDLIWYLMGKPKVTTVSANTYKKLGNRSNVRNLSSYKAADYDAAINTVEDLANALIRFENGASLLVDVSFTLHAKSDEGAIKLYGEKGGFEVDPALTIVSEKHNTILNIAPQTDHASFQFDAAFQGEINHFIDCIREGKQPLSPVEDGVEIMKILCAIYESAAKGEEIKL, from the coding sequence ATGAATTCGAAGCAATTCCGAATCGGAGTTATCGGTACAGGATCGATTTCCGACGCACATTTGAAAGCCTACAGCAACAACAATGATGCCATCCTTGTGGCAACCTGCGATCTCAATGAAGAGAGAGCAAGTAATGCCGCACAAAAATACAATGCCTCACTCGTATATACCGATTATCATGAATTGCTTGCAAATCCAGACATCGATGCGGTTAGCATCTGTACATGGAACAACTCCCATGCTCGAATTGCAATTGATGCACTTCATGCTGGCAAGCATGTTTTAGTGGAAAAACCACTATGTCGCACCGTCGAAGAAGCGCTTGAGGTGCAAGCGGCTGTACAAGCTACAGGCAAATTGCTTCAAGTCGGATTTGTACGTCGTTATGATCCAAATGCACAATTACTTCGCGAATTCATCGATAATGGTGAGTTTGGTGAGCTGTACTACGGGAAAGCATCTTACATCCGTCGACTCGGCAACCCTGGGGGATGGTTTTCCGATATTACACGCTCAGGTGGCGGTCCGTTGATCGACCTTGGCGTACACGTGATCGATCTGATTTGGTACTTGATGGGCAAGCCAAAGGTAACAACAGTTAGTGCCAATACCTACAAAAAGCTCGGCAACCGTTCGAACGTTCGGAATTTATCCTCTTACAAAGCCGCAGATTATGACGCTGCGATCAATACCGTTGAAGATTTAGCGAATGCACTCATACGCTTTGAGAACGGCGCTTCATTGCTCGTTGATGTGAGCTTCACACTGCACGCGAAAAGTGATGAAGGTGCGATCAAGCTTTATGGGGAGAAAGGCGGCTTCGAGGTCGACCCTGCGCTAACCATCGTTTCGGAGAAGCATAATACGATCTTGAACATTGCGCCTCAAACCGATCACGCAAGCTTCCAATTCGATGCTGCCTTCCAAGGTGAAATCAACCACTTTATTGACTGTATTCGCGAAGGCAAACAGCCACTTAGCCCTGTCGAAGATGGCGTAGAAATCATGAAAATATTGTGTGCGATATATGAATCTGCTGCGAAAGGCGAGGAGATCAAGCTATGA
- the yyaC gene encoding spore protease YyaC, with the protein MTDKNSKIYYSAPDAPIRLVNQLAPFLSPITTDRRIVVVCIGTDRSTGDALGPLVGTFLRKFNSAAFEIYGTLDQPVHALNLDDTLEQIYEQYDNPYVIGIDACLGNSSSIGAIQVADGPIHPGAGVHKKLTPVGNIHISAVVNVGGMMEYLALQTTRLHLVVSMATLIARSLFVAIVISARGDAESASTAEQ; encoded by the coding sequence GTGACTGACAAAAACTCAAAAATCTATTATTCTGCACCAGATGCTCCGATCCGGCTCGTTAACCAATTAGCTCCATTCCTTAGCCCGATTACAACAGATCGGCGCATTGTCGTCGTCTGCATCGGAACAGATCGCTCAACAGGGGATGCCCTTGGACCTCTCGTAGGGACCTTTTTGCGTAAGTTCAACTCCGCTGCATTCGAAATCTACGGCACACTGGATCAGCCTGTCCACGCTTTAAATTTAGACGATACGTTGGAGCAAATCTATGAACAATATGATAATCCATATGTTATCGGAATTGATGCCTGTCTAGGAAACTCCTCAAGCATCGGTGCAATTCAAGTAGCTGACGGACCAATTCATCCAGGCGCAGGTGTACATAAGAAGTTGACTCCTGTTGGAAACATACATATTTCTGCAGTTGTTAATGTCGGAGGCATGATGGAGTATCTCGCCCTTCAGACGACGCGACTACATCTTGTAGTCAGCATGGCAACACTCATTGCACGTAGTCTGTTCGTCGCCATTGTTATTTCTGCACGAGGTGATGCAGAGTCCGCCTCCACCGCTGAGCAATAA
- a CDS encoding sugar phosphate isomerase/epimerase encodes MKLGISTYCFWQEMSKGQLDILDAVELIARMGGEHVEVVPMGYDFTKTPELLPVFKRRASDAGIDISNYAIGANFSGLDDEAYLLEIERVKREVDIAAQLGVTLMRHDVAYSNDISIRQFLMELPRLAEACRAIADYAAPLGITTSVENHGFYVQASDRVQALVNEVNRDNFKTTLDIGNFVCVDEEPIVAVAKNLPFASIVHVKDFYRRSFNPGEGWFQSAGGQYLRGAITGQGDIDIRTILKHLKQSGYNGYLSLEFEGMEPCVQATQISLDNVRNIWSEV; translated from the coding sequence ATGAAACTCGGAATTAGCACGTACTGCTTCTGGCAGGAAATGAGTAAAGGCCAGCTCGACATCCTCGATGCGGTCGAATTAATTGCTCGTATGGGCGGGGAGCATGTTGAGGTTGTTCCTATGGGTTATGATTTCACGAAAACACCTGAACTGCTTCCTGTATTCAAACGTCGAGCTTCCGATGCGGGTATCGACATCTCAAACTATGCGATAGGCGCAAACTTCTCTGGTTTGGATGATGAAGCCTATCTATTGGAGATTGAGCGCGTGAAGCGCGAAGTGGATATCGCAGCGCAGCTTGGTGTAACCCTTATGCGCCATGACGTCGCATACTCGAACGACATTTCCATTCGTCAGTTTCTGATGGAGCTGCCTAGATTAGCGGAGGCTTGTCGCGCGATCGCAGATTATGCTGCCCCTCTAGGCATTACGACAAGTGTAGAAAACCATGGCTTTTATGTTCAAGCAAGCGACCGCGTTCAAGCGCTCGTTAACGAAGTCAACCGAGACAACTTCAAAACGACACTCGATATCGGCAACTTCGTGTGCGTAGATGAAGAACCGATCGTCGCTGTAGCCAAAAACCTCCCATTTGCATCGATCGTACATGTGAAGGACTTCTATCGTCGTTCGTTCAATCCTGGTGAAGGGTGGTTTCAGTCGGCTGGCGGTCAATATTTGCGCGGTGCGATAACAGGACAAGGTGACATTGACATTCGTACCATTCTCAAACACTTGAAGCAATCCGGATATAATGGCTATTTGTCACTCGAATTTGAAGGGATGGAGCCGTGCGTTCAAGCGACTCAAATTTCCTTAGACAACGTGCGAAATATATGGAGCGAGGTGTAG
- a CDS encoding SGNH/GDSL hydrolase family protein — protein sequence MRQMINRFRWLSGVLLLVLLVTTACSHSTDESTKEVRNLTDVEDQATMQTINTEEVEKEQGSPTFDVSKHARYVGRMDWSDERGPVLSWAGSSITVRFEGSAIALQMKITERNDTWLDLIVDGGEARKIHVDGLNDGIIEVAQDLDPTVVHTLEVYKRTEAMFGTVQFLGFTLPKGGQFLSPPAHLDRKIELIGDSISVGSGNEGKDGDPSIAEHENNNLAYGSIAAQALNAEIHTIAISGIGLAVNYGEERINTMLDQYERVNPLHSNKEWDFTQWIPDVVVINLGTNDNNYSTEEAEFLEKYEGFVARIRSRYPDAHIFLSLGPFNLMPTKERVLTVFGKLHQEGDNKVHYLMYEPANTARDGLGETGHPNTITHKHMSDDLIRQIKEQTGW from the coding sequence ATGAGGCAAATGATCAATCGGTTTAGGTGGTTAAGTGGTGTATTGTTGCTCGTACTGCTCGTTACAACTGCGTGCAGTCATTCAACTGATGAGTCAACAAAAGAAGTAAGAAATTTGACGGACGTAGAGGATCAAGCGACCATGCAAACGATAAATACAGAGGAAGTGGAGAAGGAGCAGGGTTCACCAACTTTCGATGTAAGTAAGCATGCACGATATGTCGGTCGGATGGATTGGAGTGATGAGCGCGGTCCAGTGTTGTCTTGGGCAGGCAGCTCGATTACGGTACGATTCGAAGGCAGTGCGATTGCATTACAAATGAAAATAACGGAAAGAAACGATACGTGGTTAGATCTCATTGTTGATGGTGGAGAAGCACGGAAAATCCATGTAGATGGCTTGAACGATGGGATAATTGAGGTGGCACAGGATCTTGACCCTACTGTCGTTCATACACTTGAAGTATACAAAAGGACAGAGGCCATGTTTGGAACTGTACAGTTTTTAGGCTTTACGTTGCCTAAGGGTGGACAATTTCTATCTCCGCCAGCCCATCTCGATCGTAAGATTGAATTGATTGGGGATTCAATAAGTGTCGGTTCAGGAAATGAGGGTAAGGATGGCGATCCGAGTATTGCTGAGCATGAAAATAACAATTTGGCATATGGATCGATCGCTGCGCAGGCATTGAATGCAGAAATACATACCATTGCGATTTCAGGTATCGGATTAGCTGTTAATTATGGAGAAGAACGAATCAACACGATGCTTGATCAATATGAGCGCGTCAATCCGCTACATTCTAATAAGGAATGGGATTTCACGCAGTGGATCCCGGATGTTGTTGTCATTAATTTAGGGACGAATGACAACAATTACAGTACGGAAGAAGCTGAGTTTTTGGAAAAATACGAGGGTTTCGTTGCGCGCATTCGAAGTAGATATCCTGATGCACATATTTTCTTGTCGCTGGGTCCATTCAATCTGATGCCGACGAAGGAACGGGTACTAACGGTGTTCGGCAAGCTCCATCAAGAAGGAGATAACAAGGTTCACTATTTAATGTATGAACCTGCTAACACTGCCCGCGACGGATTAGGTGAAACAGGTCATCCGAACACAATAACACACAAGCACATGTCGGATGACTTGATCCGTCAAATTAAAGAACAAACAGGCTGGTAG
- a CDS encoding lipase family protein yields the protein MAVEGYSNQLAILLAALCSQTYAHFDNPKGDIIIPQGYEWVSEFSARSFAGIRERFGFILQSNDFIVVAFRGTSSMTDWISDAIASQIKYKYVKGAGQSHRGITTIYDSARRSIMETLRKLSSSKVLLITGHSLGGALATLCALDVAVNTDFQPPIVYSYGAPRVGDLDFARCYGVLVDQTYRIYNRFDVVPTLPPHVYKPPRSDTSFHYLHVRQGVELQFNKGSISTNHVISSYFHALVLFDPAYTINLEQTSPGISPEVERDTVQPQPAN from the coding sequence ATGGCTGTAGAGGGTTATTCCAATCAGCTTGCGATCCTTCTGGCTGCACTATGTAGTCAAACCTATGCACATTTTGATAACCCCAAAGGGGACATCATTATTCCACAAGGTTATGAATGGGTTTCCGAATTTTCTGCTAGATCTTTTGCAGGCATAAGAGAGCGATTCGGCTTTATTTTGCAGTCGAATGATTTCATCGTTGTCGCCTTTCGGGGCACAAGCTCGATGACGGACTGGATTTCTGATGCAATTGCAAGTCAGATCAAATATAAGTATGTGAAAGGCGCTGGTCAAAGCCATCGCGGTATTACGACTATTTATGATTCAGCTCGCAGATCAATTATGGAGACGCTTAGAAAGCTGTCTTCCTCGAAAGTGCTCCTCATTACGGGTCATAGTCTTGGAGGGGCGCTCGCAACATTATGTGCCTTAGATGTCGCTGTGAACACAGATTTTCAACCGCCCATTGTATATTCCTATGGAGCGCCAAGGGTTGGAGATTTGGACTTTGCACGATGCTATGGGGTGTTGGTTGATCAAACCTATCGAATATACAATCGATTCGACGTGGTCCCAACGTTACCTCCCCATGTGTATAAGCCACCTCGTTCAGACACAAGCTTTCATTATCTGCATGTTCGCCAAGGTGTCGAGTTGCAGTTCAACAAGGGCTCGATTTCGACGAATCATGTGATCAGCAGTTACTTCCATGCGTTAGTATTGTTCGACCCAGCCTACACCATAAACCTGGAGCAGACGAGTCCAGGTATAAGCCCAGAGGTTGAACGTGACACGGTCCAACCACAACCCGCGAATTAG
- a CDS encoding 3'-5' exonuclease, with translation MNLNNITVLDFETSGLDPARDRVIEMAAIRCYNGEVVSQFSTLVKFEGKLAPKITEITGITADELVNGMDEDTAFRILNRIIGNSTLVAHNALFDLSFLHHALTRLANRTFTNSFIDTLTISRMRHLYPHNLTEMCNRFGIVLEGAHRSLNDVYGCWKLLEKLNEEKSVQADLNRLGYLEKYGAPKWAPQNAIVSPIVIQYASEK, from the coding sequence ATGAATTTGAATAATATTACAGTGCTTGACTTTGAAACAAGTGGTCTTGATCCTGCTCGTGATCGCGTTATCGAGATGGCAGCCATTCGGTGCTATAACGGTGAAGTTGTTAGTCAGTTCAGTACACTCGTAAAATTCGAGGGGAAGCTCGCGCCTAAGATAACTGAAATTACTGGCATTACAGCAGATGAGCTTGTGAACGGGATGGATGAAGACACCGCATTTCGCATCTTAAATCGAATCATTGGAAATAGTACCCTCGTCGCTCATAACGCCCTGTTTGACTTATCCTTTTTACATCATGCGTTAACACGTCTAGCTAATCGAACATTTACGAACTCATTCATCGATACGTTAACGATTAGCCGTATGAGACATCTCTATCCTCATAACTTAACAGAGATGTGCAACAGATTTGGCATTGTGCTTGAAGGTGCACATCGTTCACTAAATGATGTATACGGCTGTTGGAAGCTTTTAGAGAAATTAAATGAAGAGAAAAGTGTACAAGCAGATCTTAATCGATTGGGCTACCTTGAGAAATATGGAGCTCCGAAATGGGCGCCACAAAATGCGATCGTCTCCCCCATCGTCATTCAATATGCTTCGGAAAAATAA
- a CDS encoding alpha-galactosidase: MSIYYHEEEQIFHIQAQEMSYIIKLVEGYPLHAYWGAKLRNDNNLSKLVNLHYLGDRLNLDRLSQEYPQYGSGDFRNPAYQVQLEDGSRITELVYRSHRISAGKPSLPGLPSVYVETPSEAETLELELEDVYSGLIVVLRYSVFANSDAIARSVNFVNKGKQSLRLQRALSASVDLPTADYEMIHLSGAWIREGHVQRRPLAPGATSIESRRGASGHQTNPFMLIVGLNTNEDHGEAYGLSLVFSGDFVARAEVDPFQTTRVSIGINPFDFSWLLAPGESFQTPEAIMVYSSHGIGQLSRTYHHLYRTRLVRGVHRDRARPILVNNWEATYFNFKAEKIEAIALAGAELGIELFVLDDGWFGKRNDDTTSLGDWIVDHNKLPDGLTDLANRVKRLGLQFGLWVEPEMVSPDSDLYRNHPDWCLHVEGRRRTEARTQLVLDYSRQDVRDYIFEALSTIFTEVPISYIKWDMNRNMTEIGSASIPPERQSEVAYRNVLGLYELLERLTTKFPHILFESCSSGGGRFDPGMLYYMPQTWTSDNSDAVERLKIQYGTSLIYPVSTMGAHVSAVPNHQVGRNTPLKTRGDVAMSGNFGYELDLTQFNEEEKEIVKAQVAQYKDIRSLVQQGDLYRLLSPFVGNETAWMFVSEDQSDVLVFYFKVLAEPNAPQKRLRLKGLCPQYNYQVVGTEEIFGGDRLMAVGLDLPNLHGDYVSTTFKLKKV, from the coding sequence TTGAGTATTTATTATCATGAAGAAGAGCAAATCTTTCACATACAAGCACAAGAGATGAGCTATATCATTAAGCTAGTAGAAGGTTACCCTTTACACGCCTATTGGGGTGCGAAGCTACGAAATGACAATAATCTGAGCAAGCTAGTTAATCTGCATTATCTGGGAGATCGTCTGAATTTGGACCGACTCTCTCAGGAATATCCGCAATATGGTTCAGGAGACTTTCGAAATCCTGCTTACCAAGTGCAACTAGAGGATGGTAGTCGGATTACAGAGCTCGTCTATCGCAGCCATCGGATTTCTGCTGGCAAGCCTTCCCTCCCTGGTTTACCATCCGTCTATGTTGAGACCCCATCAGAGGCAGAAACACTTGAGCTTGAGTTAGAAGATGTCTACTCTGGGTTAATTGTTGTTCTACGTTACTCGGTATTTGCGAATAGCGATGCGATTGCACGTTCAGTCAACTTTGTTAACAAGGGCAAACAATCGCTTCGCTTACAGCGAGCTTTGAGTGCAAGTGTAGATTTGCCGACAGCAGACTATGAAATGATTCATCTATCTGGGGCGTGGATTAGAGAAGGGCATGTGCAGCGTCGCCCGCTTGCGCCAGGCGCGACATCGATTGAGAGCCGCAGGGGGGCAAGTGGTCATCAGACGAATCCTTTCATGCTGATTGTAGGACTGAACACGAATGAAGATCATGGGGAAGCTTATGGCTTAAGTCTCGTATTTAGTGGAGACTTTGTTGCGCGAGCAGAAGTAGATCCGTTCCAGACGACTCGGGTGTCGATTGGAATTAATCCGTTCGATTTCTCTTGGCTGCTTGCTCCAGGTGAAAGCTTCCAGACGCCTGAAGCGATCATGGTTTACTCGTCGCATGGTATTGGTCAATTGTCGAGAACCTATCACCATCTATATCGTACACGACTTGTGCGTGGAGTACATCGTGATCGTGCAAGACCGATTCTCGTGAACAATTGGGAAGCGACATATTTTAATTTCAAAGCAGAGAAAATAGAAGCCATTGCACTCGCAGGAGCTGAGCTAGGTATTGAGCTGTTCGTTCTTGACGACGGCTGGTTTGGGAAGAGAAACGACGATACGACTTCGCTTGGTGATTGGATCGTAGATCACAACAAGCTTCCGGATGGATTGACTGATCTTGCTAATCGTGTAAAACGACTCGGACTTCAATTCGGTCTCTGGGTTGAGCCGGAGATGGTTTCGCCTGACAGCGACCTATATCGTAACCATCCCGATTGGTGTCTACATGTGGAAGGTCGTCGCAGAACAGAAGCGCGTACGCAGCTTGTATTAGATTATTCGCGACAGGATGTGCGTGATTATATCTTTGAGGCGCTTAGTACAATCTTTACAGAAGTGCCGATCAGCTATATTAAATGGGATATGAATCGCAATATGACAGAGATTGGATCGGCATCAATACCGCCTGAGCGTCAATCCGAAGTCGCATACCGCAATGTACTCGGATTGTATGAGTTGCTTGAGCGGCTAACGACGAAATTTCCACATATCTTATTCGAAAGCTGCTCCAGTGGTGGGGGGCGCTTCGATCCCGGAATGCTCTACTACATGCCGCAGACGTGGACGAGCGACAATTCTGATGCGGTAGAACGATTGAAGATTCAATATGGAACGAGTCTCATCTATCCAGTAAGTACAATGGGCGCACATGTCTCTGCAGTCCCTAATCATCAAGTTGGACGCAATACGCCACTAAAGACGCGAGGGGATGTGGCGATGTCCGGTAATTTCGGGTATGAGCTTGACCTGACTCAGTTTAACGAGGAAGAGAAGGAAATTGTGAAAGCTCAAGTAGCGCAGTACAAAGATATTCGGAGCCTCGTGCAGCAAGGTGATCTATATCGCTTATTAAGTCCATTCGTGGGCAATGAAACTGCGTGGATGTTTGTATCAGAAGATCAAAGCGATGTGCTTGTGTTTTATTTCAAAGTGCTTGCCGAACCGAATGCACCCCAGAAAAGATTGCGCTTAAAGGGACTCTGTCCACAGTATAATTATCAAGTTGTCGGTACAGAGGAAATATTCGGTGGTGATCGTTTAATGGCGGTTGGTCTTGATCTCCCGAATTTACACGGTGATTATGTGAGTACGACTTTTAAACTTAAGAAAGTATAA
- a CDS encoding AraC family transcriptional regulator: MRQRIEALREPMPMPDFAFPVKLSWTAYQEQGVTLFPHHWHEHIEFLYFQSGQAVIECSSTPIVFHAGELAVVNSNELHYGVSASDEVTYYVFIVDVSLLHSHVVDAVETKFITPILQNKLVFQNRIVDDIEVSACLQALIEGIENKPIGYELSTKAELYKLLSILVRKYVAETTDQEAYQLRFKELERLAPVFQYIEAHYNEKLSVQQLADLVGLSRFHFSRIFKRITDKSIVEYCNLVRIQNAEKLLRQSTMSISEIADAIGFNDIYYFSRAFKAIKGKSPSMWRELQHT, encoded by the coding sequence ATGCGACAAAGAATTGAAGCGCTTCGAGAACCGATGCCGATGCCTGATTTTGCTTTTCCCGTGAAGCTGTCGTGGACAGCGTATCAGGAACAGGGTGTAACGCTCTTCCCGCATCATTGGCATGAGCATATCGAGTTTTTGTATTTTCAATCCGGTCAAGCGGTCATTGAATGCAGCTCGACACCGATTGTATTTCATGCAGGCGAGCTTGCGGTAGTAAACAGTAATGAACTGCATTATGGAGTGAGCGCTTCAGATGAAGTAACTTACTATGTCTTTATTGTCGATGTGTCATTATTGCACAGCCATGTGGTTGATGCAGTGGAAACAAAGTTCATTACCCCTATTTTGCAAAATAAGCTTGTATTCCAAAACCGGATTGTAGATGATATTGAGGTTAGTGCTTGCTTACAAGCATTAATTGAGGGGATAGAAAATAAGCCGATCGGCTATGAGCTGTCTACGAAGGCAGAATTGTACAAACTTTTATCGATTCTCGTTCGTAAATATGTGGCGGAAACGACGGACCAAGAAGCGTATCAGCTTCGTTTCAAGGAGCTAGAGAGACTTGCACCAGTATTTCAATATATAGAGGCACATTACAATGAGAAGTTGAGCGTACAACAGCTGGCAGATTTAGTCGGTCTCAGTAGGTTCCACTTTAGCAGAATATTCAAGCGAATTACGGACAAGTCTATCGTAGAATATTGTAATCTTGTCCGTATTCAAAATGCGGAGAAGCTATTAAGGCAGTCGACGATGAGCATTTCAGAAATTGCGGATGCGATCGGCTTCAATGACATCTATTATTTCAGTAGGGCGTTTAAGGCGATCAAGGGCAAGTCCCCGTCGATGTGGCGAGAGCTGCAGCATACTTGA